GGCTTTGGTCATGTGAAAAAATTATGCGCGAGCGAATTTGACGACTTTAGTTTAGACTCATATACGATATCCAAAGATAAACTTGTGTGGAGTCGTTCTTGgttaaaagcaaaaaaatctCGTTATTACaaacaaattaatatttaaatattatattgaGAGTGATAGACATGTATAATAAAACATGATTTTCTTTCATACAGTAACAAACAATTGTCTGATGATCAACAAATGTGTAAGGATCAAGGGAGTGATTAGTTGTTGTTATGGAGTGATAAGGCAATCACACGGAGAGATAAGGAAGATTACTTGGAGAGATAAGGTAGGTCCTTCACACTTTCCTCCACAACCGGATTGGTTTGTTGAATAATGAGTTGTCCCAGGTGAAACTTACTCAAGACAAGTGTAAGTTCAACCAAATAACAAGAGCAAGGATCAAGCTTATCACTCCATAACAACACCTTATCACATTTGTTGATCATCAGACAATTATTTGTTATCACGGCAAGGGTGATAATGTAAATTGATTTAGTGATTTAGGCACAAAAGGACAACAGACCAAACTTACAAAAGGCTTCAACCACTCATCAAAGCCCAAGAACTACCAGTCTACGCTTCTCAACCACCACTCCACTTTAACCCTTGTTAAATACTCCTACACTGCTTGCTTACACCCTCAAACCTCAATCACCCGGAGACGGAGACAGAGACAGacacagagacagagacagagagagatgggTGGCTTGCAACATACATCTCAAGACCCTAGTGAAGATAGCACTAAAGGTGCTAACTCAATTaagtttcttttcattttctaatgCGAACCATAGTTTTGATGGAGCATTACAAACCACGGAAAGAGTCTCGTGTATTAAGTTTTATGCATAAGCAATAGAGAGTATACGTATTAGGTTTGGGTTTCCTTTAttgatgtgtttttgttttgttttcagaTGCAAAAGATGAGAAATCCGAGCTGGAGTTCTCAGAAGATGAAGTCAGTCTCGTTGCCAGAATGTTTAGCTTGGTTGGAAAGAGGTTTGTCCTTGTTTATTGcttcatttcatttgttttggCTAGGATTCTCCGTTGTTTTGGGGTTTTATTGATGGAGTTGGATGGATTAGGTGGGGTTTGATTGCTGGGAGAATACCAGGAAGAAGTGCAGAAGAGATTAAGAAGTATTGGACTTCAAAGTATAGCATCTCATCAAGTGAACGATGATAACTGTTTTAAGCCCAAACTGATGCATGCACAAGGCTTCAAGTAAATTTCTTGGTTTGtcttggtgtatatatatatatctatctatgaCTTATTTATGTAAACATGGCTAGTTTACATCCATTCAcaagttgaaaaagaaaaagcaacgAGATATATATTTAACCAAACAATTGTCCGGTAAACAGTTGGGTGGGCTCCACGTTAGGGATATTTAACAGCCAAGTTGTTCCAAAGTCAGTCACAAGGCTTCTAGCTATTTTCTCCTTTCATGACTAGTGCAGAAACATTTGGACAGAACTGATCACCTGGATTCTCGACAACTTTAAGCAAGCAATCAGAAAAGATTGGTAACATCTTAGAAAATGAGACGAAAAACTCAAGAGAGGTAGTGGATGACCTATGAGAAATCAACTGATGATTTTATCCCACAACAACTCGTCATTCCCAGGAAAGAATTAGCTTCaagtaaaaa
This genomic window from Tripterygium wilfordii isolate XIE 37 chromosome 9, ASM1340144v1, whole genome shotgun sequence contains:
- the LOC120005852 gene encoding transcription factor CPC-like, encoding MGGLQHTSQDPSEDSTKDAKDEKSELEFSEDEVSLVARMFSLVGKRWGLIAGRIPGRSAEEIKKYWTSKYSISSSER